The Vibrio penaeicida sequence ATGCATCACGTAGTTGTTGCACATCACCATATTGAGCCGTCGCACGAATTTGCCCCACTAAAGACAACACAACATTGGCTTCAGCAAGGAGCAAGTTCTTTCCAAATGCAATTACGCTTGATGACTTTTCTTCACGAATTACCTTCGTAAGTAATACTGTGCTGTCGCCTTCTTGTGGAGTAGGCGGTGTTGGCGCTGCTGGTGCAGGTTTCGCACCACCTCTTCGCCCTGGAGTGGGCTTCATTACAGTGTCTTCCATCTCTCTACTTCAACTTTATTGGTTAATTGTCCACAACTCGATATCAATACCTGGGTAATTGCCAGATATATGAATAGCAAGACCACCGCTTTCTTTTAGGCGTTGCCAGTAAGGACCTTTCTTAGTCACTTCAAAGTACTGGTACCCTGCTTGATAAGGAATTTGCCTAGGCACGACGGTTAACGGTGAAATGGCGATACCGTGTAGTTGGTTGTTGATGAGATCTCGAATATTCTCGACAGGGCCCAACTTAATTTGTGATGGTAGTTTTGCTCGTAATTCTTCACTAGCAACATCCGCTTTTATCGCTAAAACAAACTGACACTTAGACAAGATGTTTTTATCTGGAATGCTGGATACACGAATACCATATTGCCTGATTTCAAGTGGTAACTTAGTTGCCGTTTGCTCCAGCACTACACTTAAATACTGGCTGAGCATCTGGTGAACCACGTGGAAGAGTTCAGCCATATCTCCATGCTTGTATTTAGGGAGTACAGGGGGACGTTTTGACTTAGTGGAAAATGTCGCGAGTTCGCCAATCAAGCCATACAACGCGGTCGTCAATTGAAATGGATGCAAGTCTGCACACTGGCTGAAATGTCGTAACGTTGTTTCGTGGCGATTGAGCATTTGTAACATGACAAAATCAACCGCAGATGCCGATGCGGATTTACCTTGCCCTAGTCTCTGGGCTAAAGCATCTGCACGGATCTTTATCATCGCGACAATATTGTTAAGATATTTATGAATAGTTTCGTTTTTATTAGCATTCAAAGAAGGCGGAATAAAATCCTGATCGAGAACTATTGCTCCTTCCGTCGTTACTTCCTTGATCTTTGCTACCCGAATAGAGTGATAACCAGGTAACTTATCGTTGGTTACTTTTAGCTGGATGCGCAGAGATGCAAGCTGCAATATTTCTTCATCTTGCCCTGTGACTACATCAGTAACCGACTGATCCGCATAAATATAACGAGTGACCAACTCCTCAGCATCAGAAGCAATGTTTTGTCCGCGTACTTTATCCGCAGGGATTGCAAGTACGATGAACACATCCTTCGCTTCCTGATCAACGTTTAGCGGATTAGGTGAATTATCCTTAACTGGAACATTCACTAAAGTCATGTCTTGCATGATTGCCTGACAATGCTCTAAATGAAGTTGACCTTCTTTCAATAAGGCATGGTTAAATTTTATAGAAGAGACACCCCAAGAATAAGGGGAAAGCAATTGTTGAATTTCTTTCGCCTCAAAATTGATGGCTCTTTCTTGCTGCTGGAAGTGTTGAGGGCGCAAAAACATGCCCTCACACCACGCGATGGGAGAAAAATCACTCATTAAATTAGAAAACCTATTTGTACTTCAGAAATTACTCAACAGCGATTGAAAGTTCACCAATAATTAATTTGTGTTTGTCGTATCCCGTCTTATCTACAGGGATAATCTTACGCCAGTTTGCATTTTCAATATCGCGGTATGCCGCAATAACACCTACGTATTCAACTTCAGCATTCATGCTTACTTCATACTGCTCTACGCTTCCTGGTGCGAAAGTAAATTCTTGCTTGTTAATTAAATCTGGACCAAGAACAACTTCAGGTTCTTCGTAAAGAGAAAAGAAATCTTGGCTTTCAAAAAGTGTATTTGAAGTCAGTTCATATACATGAATAACAACGGGAGAAGGACGCCCATTTAGATCTGGGTTCGCTTTATTACTTACTTCAAACTCTAACGTCGCGTAAGCCGGAACAACATAATTTGCTACTGAGCAACCCGTAAGCAGAAATGCAAAAAATAAACTTACTATTGATAATTTTGTTTTAATATTCATGTCCTCACCCTTTTTTCAAAGCCATTTCGTATGATTTCGCAAAGTCTTCTAAATAAAATGGAATTGAATTTCCTTCCAGCTCATTTGTTAGATCTAAATACTGTTTTTCGTAATTCTTCCAAAAATTTGCTTGAGTCTTTCCTGGAATTATTTTTTCTAATACGCCATCACCAGCATTCATAGATGAAATGTATTCTGGATTAAGCAACCCCATAACACCTTTAACAGCACCATCTACCCCTTGCATTAACGCTTTCTCGTGCTTTTCTATATCGTCAAACGCTTCTTGTATTGCATTTTGTGGACCGAGGAAACTTGAAGAGTTGCGGTTATATAAATTATGTATTGCGTCTTCTAAATTTGCGGAAAACTTAAGTGGGTTATTTTCATGACGCTGAAATGCAGTATGGTTCAATCGATTAGTTTGCTTAAATTCAGCACGATGATGAAGCGTGTCCATTAAGCCACCTAACAGCAATGAAAAGGACTCTCCTAATTGCTTGAACCACTCATCAGAATGTTGAGATGGAACCATATTTCGAGATATTCCAAGACCACTTAAAAATGCATCCAATTCATTGGAATTGGCTTGCGAGTTTGCTTGAATAGGTGATTCTGGTGTTCTCTGAGGCTGACTTGGACGAGGAGCCGATCTACCCGGCATTGGTCGCTCAATTTCATTTCTTGGTGCTGGAGAAACAGGCTGCGGATTTGATGGAGCTTGTAATACCGCCTCTTCTTTTTCAATCACCTTGTTCTGTACAGGTGAACTTTGAAGAGATGAACGGGCTTGCGTAGACTGCGCTTGCTGCACATTTTCAGCTACGGGCGTGTCTCCCACTAGTTCATTGGTTACATGAGTTTCAGACAAATTGAAGAAATCGTCTGTAAGACCAATATCACTTTCGAAAACTGGCTCATTGGACAAGCTATTTACAAAGTCATCTTGAAATTTGTTATTTGCCACATCAGACTCGAATGGTTTTGATTGTTCAAAACTGCTTATGTCTGATTGACCAAAAATATCGTGGTTATCGGTGTCATTATGAAAATGAAGGGTATCTTGAGCGCTGGATTTAAGTTCTACTAATATTTCATATTCGCCAAACGTAATGATATCGTTATCATTAAGTTTTATTTCATTACCATTACCAACTGGAGTTACTGACCTATTAATAAATAAACCATTTGTTGATAGATCTCTTATTAAATAATCCTCACCAAATCTAATTAATTCGGCGTGAACACTAGAAACCACTCTTTCTGGGTCAGGTAATATCCAATCACAACTTTCTGCTCGCCCAAGCTTAATTGAATCTTTGACATTATTATCACTAAATTCAAATTCGCCCTGTATTTCAGATGTGAATTTATGAAAGCTGTTTATAGACAGCACTATTCCCATAATAACCTCAAACCAACATTCTATAAATTTTAGTTTTATAAAAAAGAATAAACAGTTACTCTCATTATCAATGATAGATATAACAATAACATGCCAATTAAATTAGCCTGAACTATGATTAAAATAACTATTAATTTGAAATATATTTTGCAACGGAAAATGATTTATACAGCGCAGTTCAAATTTTAAAAAATATTTCCTTCACCAATTTTCTTTTGACTGTTATCTAAGCCGAAACTTTCGTTCGTAGTAATTGTTTCGAAATTCTGGGTGCCTAACCTTACTGACATTCAACTTGGAGTTCGCTAGATGTCAAAAGATAAACTTCCCCCTAAAGAGCCGACAAAACCACAAGATGGTGATCGCACTCAAATTGTTAAGATGGATCGTAAACCTAATGTTCCTTCGCCAAAAGCGAAAGAACCTTCTAAAACGTCAAGCAAACCGGATCCGAAAAGCAAGGTAGAGCCAACACCCAAGCCTTCAGAAACAAAGACTACTCCCGCAGTCTCTAAGTCAACCGATAAAGACGTAACGGTAAGCCCTGTATCCTCAAAATCACCAACTAAGCCACCGCAAACAAAAGCAACAAACACCAAAAATGTTTCAAACGCCGAAAGCCTCGTTGGCACTCTTGTTAAAGGGCGCTACAAGCTAGAAGCCTTGATTGGCCATGGCGGGCTGTGTGATGTATACCGTGCTAAAGATAAAGTATTAGAATCTTCGGGTTCCGAATCTCCTTACGTGGCTTTGAAGATTTTACAAAAAGAGTACACAAGCCAACCTGAAACAGCGCGAATGCTGATTCGAGAAGCACAAAATACGCAGAAACTAAGCCACCCTAATATCATCCGAGTGTTTGATTTTGGTGTCGATCAACAAATTTACTATCTCGTCATGGAGTACCTTGACGGGGAAACATTAGAACAGCTTATTCAGCGCTCTCGTCCATCAGGCTTACAATATGGAAAAGCACTCGCGTTACTAGATCAAATTCTCGATGCACTTCATTACGCACATCACCAAGACATAGTGCATGCCGATCTGAAACCTGCAAACATCATGCTTAACTCTGATGGTCAGATAAAAATATTTGATTTTGGCGTATCCAAAACGTTTAAACTAAAGCAAGACCAATACGCTGCAGCTCGTAAAGAGACTAACGATAACGTCGGTGGATACACACCTAACTATGCCTCTATTAATCTTATAGATGGTAAAGATCCTAAGCATACCGATGATCTGTTCGCTTTTGCCTGTATCGCCTACGAACTTCTAAGTTGCAAACACCCTTATGGTCGTAAACCCGCGAACGTTGCTTTGAAAGAAAACTTAAAGGCAAAAAAGCCGGACAATATGCCTGTCACAAAGTGGAAAGCAATCAACGACTACCTTGATCTAGAAAGCGCTCCAAAACTCGACTCAGCTGAAAAAATAAAAAGTTTCTTGCATAAAAACCACACCCCAGCAATTGCAGCTGGAGTGGCAATAATCGGACTTATTGGACTGCTAGGTTATGGTTACGGTCAATTGACAACCGAAATCGATCTTCATAAA is a genomic window containing:
- the tssJ gene encoding type VI secretion system lipoprotein TssJ gives rise to the protein MNIKTKLSIVSLFFAFLLTGCSVANYVVPAYATLEFEVSNKANPDLNGRPSPVVIHVYELTSNTLFESQDFFSLYEEPEVVLGPDLINKQEFTFAPGSVEQYEVSMNAEVEYVGVIAAYRDIENANWRKIIPVDKTGYDKHKLIIGELSIAVE
- a CDS encoding serine/threonine-protein kinase; translated protein: MSKDKLPPKEPTKPQDGDRTQIVKMDRKPNVPSPKAKEPSKTSSKPDPKSKVEPTPKPSETKTTPAVSKSTDKDVTVSPVSSKSPTKPPQTKATNTKNVSNAESLVGTLVKGRYKLEALIGHGGLCDVYRAKDKVLESSGSESPYVALKILQKEYTSQPETARMLIREAQNTQKLSHPNIIRVFDFGVDQQIYYLVMEYLDGETLEQLIQRSRPSGLQYGKALALLDQILDALHYAHHQDIVHADLKPANIMLNSDGQIKIFDFGVSKTFKLKQDQYAAARKETNDNVGGYTPNYASINLIDGKDPKHTDDLFAFACIAYELLSCKHPYGRKPANVALKENLKAKKPDNMPVTKWKAINDYLDLESAPKLDSAEKIKSFLHKNHTPAIAAGVAIIGLIGLLGYGYGQLTTEIDLHKARVSQLETSIQNHNNLLETSHSEVIKLIDSKPSHHDVISQGLLRHHKDAIISEFETQIDEILNDRESSYPNYYSIEKVLVEAKKYYPDSHELETIVADIRSSKLSTLSVLAQRINTHLEKGRYSKADKKDNVFTLFLDLQTINSDYQFKPSSLANDVYGSKFETALKDKDTVTLSELIAVGNTLFESVEQHKPLLQKGNEMSTAIEALSAYQLSLDSGNTLPYPYEAARILYVEELSTLRSSLDASNTIKELDNLVGNIDNFATKVPSDFRDVAKLRSDTANRYLELSDLLLNKRKASQARAAMKKANELLQKVEQSKQGG
- the tssK gene encoding type VI secretion system baseplate subunit TssK; translation: MSDFSPIAWCEGMFLRPQHFQQQERAINFEAKEIQQLLSPYSWGVSSIKFNHALLKEGQLHLEHCQAIMQDMTLVNVPVKDNSPNPLNVDQEAKDVFIVLAIPADKVRGQNIASDAEELVTRYIYADQSVTDVVTGQDEEILQLASLRIQLKVTNDKLPGYHSIRVAKIKEVTTEGAIVLDQDFIPPSLNANKNETIHKYLNNIVAMIKIRADALAQRLGQGKSASASAVDFVMLQMLNRHETTLRHFSQCADLHPFQLTTALYGLIGELATFSTKSKRPPVLPKYKHGDMAELFHVVHQMLSQYLSVVLEQTATKLPLEIRQYGIRVSSIPDKNILSKCQFVLAIKADVASEELRAKLPSQIKLGPVENIRDLINNQLHGIAISPLTVVPRQIPYQAGYQYFEVTKKGPYWQRLKESGGLAIHISGNYPGIDIELWTINQ
- the tagH gene encoding type VI secretion system-associated FHA domain protein TagH, whose translation is MGIVLSINSFHKFTSEIQGEFEFSDNNVKDSIKLGRAESCDWILPDPERVVSSVHAELIRFGEDYLIRDLSTNGLFINRSVTPVGNGNEIKLNDNDIITFGEYEILVELKSSAQDTLHFHNDTDNHDIFGQSDISSFEQSKPFESDVANNKFQDDFVNSLSNEPVFESDIGLTDDFFNLSETHVTNELVGDTPVAENVQQAQSTQARSSLQSSPVQNKVIEKEEAVLQAPSNPQPVSPAPRNEIERPMPGRSAPRPSQPQRTPESPIQANSQANSNELDAFLSGLGISRNMVPSQHSDEWFKQLGESFSLLLGGLMDTLHHRAEFKQTNRLNHTAFQRHENNPLKFSANLEDAIHNLYNRNSSSFLGPQNAIQEAFDDIEKHEKALMQGVDGAVKGVMGLLNPEYISSMNAGDGVLEKIIPGKTQANFWKNYEKQYLDLTNELEGNSIPFYLEDFAKSYEMALKKG